Proteins from a genomic interval of Oceanicoccus sp. KOV_DT_Chl:
- a CDS encoding acetyl/propionyl/methylcrotonyl-CoA carboxylase subunit alpha: MSMDKLFSKVLIANRGEIALRVLSCLQKMNIASVVVFHDSDRNSPVVRQADEAVEITGESPSAAYLDIAQIVDICQSFGVDAVHPCYGFLAENAEFARALEAAGVCFIGPSPEVIELMGDKIRSREFVVEHGFPVAPSVVMDADEPGFLDAVSHMGLPLVVKASAGGGGKGMSIVRSLDELSSTLKVAASEAEKYFGDKRVYVERYFDSARHIEVQILGDGKRVIHLGERECSVQRRFQKIIEESPSPALDEAYRESLCEVAVGIAQAANYSSAGTVEFLYTPEGEFFFLEMNTRIQVEHAVTEMVTGIDLVAEQIRIASGQGLGVSQDKISLHGHSIECRICAEDTYDNFLPETGKVLYLQEPSGKGVRFDSGLYQNQLVTTAYDPMLAKLVVHASSREKAIEKAIKALQEFVLLGVKVNTDFLVQVLSHDAFVSGEFDTNFITKYAEYLTAREATPDERVALLSAVVLADRAIKTMMEKTPAPYGAIGCWRN, translated from the coding sequence ATGAGTATGGATAAGCTGTTTTCGAAAGTATTGATTGCCAACAGGGGGGAGATTGCCCTCCGGGTGTTGAGCTGTTTGCAGAAAATGAATATCGCCTCTGTGGTGGTTTTCCATGATAGTGACAGGAATTCTCCAGTTGTCCGCCAGGCTGATGAAGCGGTAGAGATTACTGGGGAGTCGCCGTCGGCAGCCTATTTGGATATTGCTCAAATAGTTGATATTTGCCAGAGCTTTGGTGTTGATGCGGTGCATCCTTGTTACGGCTTTCTCGCGGAAAATGCCGAATTTGCTAGAGCGCTAGAGGCTGCGGGAGTCTGTTTTATTGGTCCGTCGCCCGAAGTCATTGAGCTAATGGGAGATAAGATTCGATCTCGTGAGTTTGTTGTCGAGCATGGTTTTCCTGTTGCTCCTTCTGTTGTGATGGATGCTGACGAGCCGGGCTTTCTGGATGCGGTTTCCCATATGGGTCTGCCGCTAGTGGTTAAAGCATCTGCTGGTGGTGGTGGCAAGGGCATGAGTATTGTCAGGTCCCTCGATGAGCTGTCCAGTACATTAAAAGTTGCAGCGTCTGAGGCCGAAAAATATTTTGGCGATAAGCGCGTGTACGTCGAGCGTTATTTTGATAGCGCCAGACATATTGAAGTGCAGATATTGGGCGATGGAAAGCGTGTTATTCACTTGGGGGAGCGCGAGTGTTCTGTGCAGCGCCGCTTTCAAAAAATCATAGAGGAGTCACCTTCACCTGCGTTGGATGAGGCCTACCGTGAAAGTCTTTGTGAAGTGGCTGTCGGCATTGCACAAGCTGCAAATTACAGTAGTGCAGGAACAGTAGAGTTTTTATATACCCCGGAAGGCGAATTTTTCTTTCTGGAAATGAATACTCGTATTCAAGTCGAGCATGCCGTCACTGAAATGGTGACAGGTATTGATTTAGTTGCTGAGCAAATTCGAATCGCTTCAGGTCAGGGGCTTGGTGTTAGTCAAGACAAAATAAGCCTCCATGGGCATTCTATTGAATGCCGTATTTGTGCTGAGGATACTTACGATAACTTTTTGCCTGAGACGGGTAAGGTTCTTTATTTACAAGAGCCAAGTGGCAAGGGTGTACGTTTCGATAGTGGTCTGTATCAAAATCAGTTAGTCACTACAGCCTATGACCCGATGTTAGCCAAGCTCGTTGTGCATGCTTCTTCACGTGAAAAAGCTATTGAGAAGGCCATTAAAGCGCTGCAAGAATTCGTATTGCTTGGTGTAAAAGTTAATACTGATTTTCTAGTGCAGGTACTGTCACATGACGCATTTGTGAGTGGAGAATTCGATACTAATTTTATTACTAAATACGCTGAATACTTAACCGCTAGGGAGGCAACGCCTGATGAGCGTGTTGCGTTGTTATCTGCTGTTGTGCTCGCGGATAGGGCTATAAAAACGATGATGGAGAAAACGCCGGCCCCCTATGGAGCTATTGGATGTTGGAGAAATTAG
- a CDS encoding acetyl-CoA carboxylase biotin carboxyl carrier protein subunit, translating into MQPKYILNGVTHTAAPVRVADEITLNIDSHLVSVRIEKLGLHHYELFLNGVHYPCYVAQDGENIFIHMHGKSWSLELASEFSSAGSGENVGGGVVRAPMPGVVVDVYVANGDQVVEGQSLMLIESMKLQTEVKAAISGIVDQVNVESGNTFEKSSVLALIAVAEGELA; encoded by the coding sequence ATGCAGCCAAAATATATTTTGAATGGCGTCACGCATACAGCTGCACCTGTTCGAGTAGCAGATGAAATTACGCTGAATATTGATAGCCACTTAGTATCTGTCCGTATAGAGAAACTTGGTTTACACCACTATGAATTATTTTTAAATGGTGTTCATTATCCATGCTATGTGGCACAGGATGGCGAGAATATTTTTATTCATATGCATGGCAAGAGTTGGTCACTTGAGTTGGCTAGTGAGTTTTCTTCAGCGGGATCTGGTGAAAATGTTGGTGGAGGTGTAGTGCGTGCACCGATGCCTGGTGTTGTAGTTGATGTTTATGTCGCTAATGGTGATCAGGTTGTTGAAGGTCAAAGTCTCATGTTGATTGAAAGTATGAAGTTGCAGACAGAAGTCAAAGCAGCTATCTCTGGCATTGTTGATCAAGTAAATGTTGAGAGTGGTAATACATTTGAAAAATCCTCTGTTTTAGCATTAATTGCGGTTGCTGAGGGTGAATTAGCATGA
- a CDS encoding acyl-CoA dehydrogenase family protein, with translation MSSINAFSLTDEQQSLLDHVDRFAREKIYPLAQKMDDEEWWPEDIFKEMGELGLLGVTVDPQYGGAGMDLVSAGLIEQAFSRWNHALALSWVAHDNLCANNIYRNGSEFIRKKYLPKLCSGEHIGALGLTEPGAGSDALGSMRTTAKREGDYYVLNGSKIFITNGPIADVLLVYAKTDLNAGSKGISAFVVEKDFPGFSVAQKLIKMGFRGSQTAELVFDNCRVPVENIVGKENEGHKVVMSGLDLERAMISPLLLGICERALDLSVEYANTRQQFGQPIGNFQMIQSKLAEMYVGLETMRTFTYQVLSEAAQVEAGEGGRGKIHMQTAASVMYAGNTSNRILDEMVQIHGGYGYIWESEVNRLFRATKLLEIGAGTTEVRKLIISQALLK, from the coding sequence ATGTCATCAATTAACGCCTTCAGTTTGACCGATGAGCAGCAATCTCTGCTCGATCACGTGGACCGTTTTGCCCGTGAAAAAATTTATCCATTAGCACAAAAGATGGATGACGAAGAATGGTGGCCTGAAGATATTTTTAAAGAAATGGGTGAGCTTGGGTTATTGGGAGTCACTGTCGATCCGCAATACGGTGGTGCCGGTATGGATTTAGTGAGTGCAGGTCTAATAGAGCAGGCATTTTCTCGTTGGAATCATGCGCTTGCATTAAGCTGGGTTGCTCATGATAACTTATGTGCCAATAATATTTACCGTAATGGTTCAGAGTTTATACGTAAAAAATATTTACCCAAGCTATGTTCAGGTGAGCATATTGGTGCGCTTGGCTTAACTGAGCCCGGTGCTGGTTCTGATGCACTCGGATCGATGCGCACAACTGCAAAACGAGAGGGTGATTATTACGTTTTAAATGGCAGCAAAATATTTATTACCAATGGACCTATTGCTGATGTGTTGTTGGTTTACGCTAAAACTGACCTCAATGCTGGTAGTAAAGGAATTTCTGCTTTTGTAGTTGAAAAAGATTTTCCCGGTTTTAGTGTTGCCCAAAAGCTAATTAAGATGGGTTTTAGGGGGAGCCAGACTGCCGAACTTGTATTCGATAATTGTCGCGTGCCAGTAGAAAACATTGTGGGTAAAGAAAACGAAGGCCATAAAGTGGTTATGAGTGGCTTGGATCTTGAGCGTGCAATGATATCTCCCCTTTTGCTTGGGATTTGTGAGCGCGCACTGGATCTATCGGTTGAGTACGCGAATACACGTCAGCAATTTGGTCAGCCTATTGGCAACTTTCAGATGATACAGTCAAAGCTTGCAGAAATGTATGTAGGTCTTGAAACCATGCGAACCTTTACCTATCAGGTGTTAAGTGAGGCGGCGCAGGTGGAAGCCGGTGAGGGTGGGCGTGGCAAAATTCATATGCAAACGGCGGCATCGGTAATGTATGCCGGGAATACTTCAAATCGTATTTTGGATGAAATGGTACAGATTCACGGTGGTTATGGGTATATCTGGGAATCTGAGGTTAACCGATTATTTCGTGCGACGAAGTTACTGGAAATAGGGGCAGGAACTACTGAGGTTCGCAAACTAATTATTTCTCAGGCACTGCTGAAGTAA
- a CDS encoding TIGR03617 family F420-dependent LLM class oxidoreductase, translated as MNRQPVKNLKVDGAIFPGTDNLHLYEGDLSIVPERARLLEKMGFDGVFTLDTNIDPFFNLLLAAEHTERLELITGVAVAFARSPMTLAQQAWNLHKYSQGRVILGLGTQVKAHIEKRFNMPWHGPAMQMREYVLALRAIWHSWQTGEPLKFRGEFYQHTLMTPVFSPGAISYPAPKIYVGALGPKMVEVAAEVGDGIYGHPFNTVKFIREMQLPSLRRGLEKSGKDFSDFDMPAMILTVTGRNKKEMSIAENAVKRLLAFYGSTPAYYPVLEAHGWGELGPRLNQMSKLGQWYEMAQLFSDEMMQAFCVIGAPEDIPDLVAQRCDGMVDRLTLYAPYPSADEIWPEIVRGIQSRPGKTLI; from the coding sequence ATGAATCGCCAGCCTGTTAAAAACCTTAAAGTTGATGGCGCAATATTCCCCGGTACTGATAATTTGCATTTGTATGAAGGCGATTTATCGATAGTGCCAGAGCGAGCTCGGCTGTTGGAGAAAATGGGGTTTGATGGTGTTTTTACGCTCGATACTAACATCGACCCATTTTTTAATTTGTTATTGGCGGCAGAGCATACCGAGCGACTTGAATTAATAACTGGTGTCGCCGTTGCTTTTGCACGTTCGCCGATGACGTTGGCGCAGCAAGCCTGGAATTTACATAAATATTCTCAAGGAAGAGTGATTTTAGGTTTGGGGACGCAAGTCAAAGCTCATATTGAAAAGCGTTTTAATATGCCCTGGCACGGGCCTGCTATGCAGATGCGGGAATATGTGTTGGCATTAAGAGCTATATGGCATTCATGGCAGACCGGAGAGCCTTTAAAGTTCAGGGGGGAATTCTATCAGCATACATTGATGACACCAGTTTTTAGTCCTGGTGCTATTAGCTATCCAGCGCCAAAAATTTATGTAGGGGCACTGGGTCCAAAAATGGTAGAAGTCGCTGCAGAGGTTGGTGACGGTATTTATGGCCACCCTTTTAATACTGTGAAATTCATCCGAGAAATGCAGTTGCCTAGTTTGCGTCGCGGACTGGAGAAAAGTGGTAAAGATTTTTCTGATTTTGATATGCCCGCGATGATCTTAACAGTCACTGGGCGTAATAAAAAAGAAATGTCCATCGCGGAAAATGCAGTCAAGAGACTGTTGGCGTTCTATGGCTCAACACCGGCATATTATCCGGTGCTTGAGGCGCACGGTTGGGGTGAGTTGGGGCCGCGTCTAAACCAGATGTCCAAGCTTGGTCAGTGGTATGAAATGGCTCAGCTATTTAGTGACGAAATGATGCAGGCGTTTTGCGTTATTGGTGCGCCTGAAGATATTCCTGATTTAGTCGCGCAACGCTGTGATGGAATGGTTGATCGTCTCACTCTTTATGCACCATACCCTTCTGCTGATGAGATATGGCCAGAGATAGTTCGAGGCATTCAATCCAGGCCTGGAAAAACGTTGATTTAA
- a CDS encoding SDR family oxidoreductase has product MAEQHNTFGMSNDEMASRKTVYANDTFAGKRVLISGGGSGIGKASAWLYGRLGANVVICGRTLEKLESAAAAMCDAGLNVTSYPVNIRDPENVELLFETVWEKEGAIDIVVNSAGGQFPQPALDFSPNGWKSVVDTNLNGTWFMMQAAAKKWRDHNRPGNIINMVVVIDRGMWGMAHTCAARAGVIYASKSVAVEWAPLNIRINCIAPGIINTEGMKVYPDEARSHFTRSNAMRRFASPWEIAEACAFLGSDASNFMTGEVITMDGGGHLWGDLWPLGKPEYFKTGD; this is encoded by the coding sequence ATGGCTGAACAACATAATACCTTTGGTATGAGCAATGATGAAATGGCAAGTCGTAAGACGGTCTATGCCAATGACACGTTTGCGGGCAAGCGGGTATTGATTTCAGGTGGTGGTAGCGGCATAGGTAAAGCGTCTGCCTGGCTTTATGGTCGACTGGGAGCCAATGTGGTTATCTGTGGTCGTACTTTGGAAAAGTTAGAGTCGGCAGCGGCTGCTATGTGTGACGCAGGATTAAATGTTACAAGCTATCCCGTCAATATTCGTGACCCGGAAAATGTTGAGCTGTTATTTGAAACCGTGTGGGAGAAAGAAGGTGCCATCGATATTGTAGTTAATAGCGCAGGCGGCCAGTTTCCGCAGCCGGCTCTCGACTTTTCTCCCAATGGCTGGAAATCAGTTGTAGATACTAATCTTAATGGTACCTGGTTCATGATGCAGGCGGCTGCCAAAAAATGGCGGGATCATAATAGGCCGGGCAATATCATCAATATGGTTGTCGTCATTGATCGGGGTATGTGGGGGATGGCTCATACCTGCGCGGCCAGAGCGGGAGTTATTTATGCGTCTAAATCGGTGGCCGTAGAGTGGGCGCCGCTGAATATTCGTATTAACTGTATAGCGCCTGGGATTATAAATACTGAGGGAATGAAAGTTTACCCAGATGAAGCACGCTCACACTTTACCAGATCTAATGCCATGCGACGGTTTGCTTCTCCGTGGGAAATTGCTGAAGCCTGTGCATTTTTAGGAAGTGATGCCTCTAACTTTATGACCGGCGAGGTAATCACGATGGATGGTGGTGGTCATCTATGGGGCGATTTATGGCCTTTAGGTAAGCCTGAGTATTTCAAAACCGGTGATTAA
- a CDS encoding SDR family oxidoreductase, with protein sequence MFTEYILENRTAFISGGTSGINLGIAKGLAKLGARVCVIGRDLTKAQKAATEIMAESGVEAIGLSADVRDYEAVEGAMKIACNRFGELDIVIAGAAGNFFAPAVSISSKGFKTVVDIDLIGTYNVFKAAFDCCKKPGSSFIAITAGQAVNPMPYQAHVCAAKAGVNALLKTLAMEWGAAGIRVNGISPGPIEGTEGVERLAPTDEEKNAIIKKIALRRFGQAEDVANAAIFLSSSLGQYVTGAIFDIEGGFQLGDSSMDCLSPTR encoded by the coding sequence ATGTTTACAGAATATATTTTAGAAAATAGAACGGCATTTATCTCCGGTGGCACCAGTGGGATTAACTTGGGTATTGCGAAGGGGCTTGCAAAGCTTGGTGCAAGGGTCTGTGTCATTGGGCGCGATCTGACAAAAGCGCAAAAGGCTGCGACAGAAATTATGGCTGAGTCTGGCGTCGAGGCTATCGGCCTGTCTGCTGATGTTAGAGATTACGAGGCGGTCGAAGGTGCGATGAAAATTGCCTGTAATCGTTTCGGCGAGCTGGATATCGTGATTGCCGGTGCCGCCGGTAATTTTTTTGCACCTGCGGTTAGTATTAGCTCAAAAGGTTTTAAAACCGTTGTCGATATTGATTTGATAGGTACCTATAACGTATTTAAAGCCGCTTTTGATTGCTGTAAAAAACCCGGCTCCTCTTTTATTGCAATTACTGCAGGGCAGGCTGTTAATCCGATGCCTTATCAAGCCCATGTTTGTGCAGCTAAGGCTGGTGTTAATGCCCTGTTAAAAACGCTGGCAATGGAGTGGGGTGCTGCTGGTATTCGGGTGAACGGTATTTCTCCAGGGCCTATTGAGGGAACTGAAGGTGTTGAGCGGTTAGCACCAACCGATGAAGAAAAGAATGCGATTATAAAAAAAATTGCGCTGCGTCGTTTTGGGCAAGCTGAGGATGTTGCGAATGCGGCTATTTTCCTCAGTTCCTCATTGGGCCAATATGTAACAGGGGCTATTTTTGATATTGAGGGTGGATTTCAGCTAGGTGACTCTTCTATGGATTGTCTTTCCCCAACACGTTAA